Proteins encoded by one window of Mobula hypostoma chromosome 21, sMobHyp1.1, whole genome shotgun sequence:
- the LOC134360074 gene encoding elongation factor 1-alpha 1-like — protein MNIHFGASLKVCWILVASGNIHLMLEQSQNMGWFKGWSITRKNENLSGTTLLEALDSIQPPERPIKKPLRLPLQDVYKIGGIGTVPVGRVETGVLKPAMLVQFAPNPVITEVKSVEMHHEALLEALPGDNVGFNVKNVSVKDIRRGYVAGDNKNDPPIQTADFTAQVIILNHPGQISAGYAPVLDCHTAHVACKFNELKEKIDRRSGKKLEDGPKFVKSGDAAFVHMMPTKPMCVESFSEYPPLGRFAVRDMRQTVAVGVIKSVTKKDIATKATKAASKVLNKR, from the coding sequence ATGAATATACATTTTGGTGCAAGTCTCAAGGTTTGCTGGATCTTGGTGGCCAGTGGTAACATTCACCTCATGCTGGAACAAAGTCAGAATATGGGCTGGTTCAAAGGTTGGTCAATTACCAGGAAAAATGAAAACCTCTCTGGTACCACACTGCTTGAAGCCCTCGACAGCATTCAGCCCCCAGAACGCCCAATAAAGAAACCTCTTCGTCTCCCTCTCCAGGATGTCTACAAGATTGGTGGCATTGGCACCGTACCAGTTGGCCGGGTTGAGACAGGTGTTCTGAAACCAGCCATGTTGGTGCAGTTTGCTCCCAATCCAGTGATCACTGAAGTGAAATCTGTGGAAATGCACCATGAAGCCCTGCTAGAAGCTCTTCCTGGTGACAATGTTGGTTTCAACGTCAAGAACGTCTCTGTTAAGGATATCCGTCGGGGTTATGTTGCTGGTGACAACAAAAATGACCCTCCAATACAAACTGCTGATTTTACTGCACAGGTTATTATCCTGAACCATCCCGGTCAGATATCTGCTGGCTATGCCCCAGTACTTGATTGTCATACTGCTCACGTTGCCTGCAAGTTCAATGAGCTGAAGGAGAAAATTGATCGTCGGTCTGGCAAGAAGTTGGAAGATGGCCCCAAATTTGTGAAGTCTGGAGATGCAGCCTTTGTTCACATGATGCCAACTAAGCCCATGTGTGTCGAAAGCTTTTCTGAATATCCACCTCTTGGTCGCTTTGCTGTCCGTGATATGAGACAGACGGTGGCTGTTGGTGTGATCAAGTCAGTTACTAAGAAAGATATTGCCACAAAAGCCACCAAGGCTGCCAGTAAAGTATTAAACAAGAGGTGA